From a single Pseudomonas serboccidentalis genomic region:
- a CDS encoding glutathione S-transferase N-terminal domain-containing protein, with product MYQLYGHRNSGAAAIEAALELCQIAYRFIDIEASAEAAEALARLNPLKQVPTLQLPDGTAITESVAILIHLGLSFPGSGLLPAKAVDRAQAIRGMVYIASNCYAAIGVIDYPERWLVMPDEASRQNLMAGARERLHWSWEVFADQFSAELYLDDEAPGALDVLAAVVTRWAGSREHLRQTRPGFYAWLQRIDRHPVLAPVFARHWPA from the coding sequence ATGTATCAACTTTACGGGCACAGAAACTCGGGCGCAGCAGCCATCGAAGCGGCGCTGGAGTTGTGCCAGATCGCGTATCGCTTTATCGATATCGAAGCCTCGGCCGAAGCCGCCGAAGCATTGGCACGCCTCAATCCACTGAAACAGGTGCCGACCCTGCAATTGCCGGACGGCACTGCGATCACCGAGAGTGTGGCGATTCTGATTCACCTGGGCCTGAGCTTTCCCGGGTCCGGCTTGTTGCCGGCCAAGGCCGTCGATCGCGCTCAGGCCATTCGCGGCATGGTCTACATCGCCAGTAATTGCTACGCCGCCATCGGTGTCATCGATTACCCCGAGCGCTGGCTGGTGATGCCCGACGAAGCCTCGCGGCAGAACCTGATGGCCGGCGCCCGCGAGCGCTTGCACTGGAGTTGGGAAGTGTTTGCCGACCAGTTTTCCGCCGAGCTGTACCTGGACGACGAAGCGCCCGGCGCGCTGGACGTGCTGGCGGCGGTGGTGACGCGCTGGGCGGGCAGCCGCGAGCATCTGCGCCAGACTCGCCCGGGGTTTTATGCGTGGTTGCAGCGCATTGACCGGCATCCGGTGCTGGCGCCGGTGTTTGCCCGGCATTGGCCGGCCTGA
- a CDS encoding CBS domain-containing protein encodes MKTVAQLLKLKDQNNQEVHQIKPGHMVLEALMKMAEKNVGALLVVEDDKVVGIISERDYARKLVLHGRSSVGTPVRDIMVKDVITVDTHQTVDTCLGIMSDKRLRHLPVVENGKLIGLLSIGDLVKEAIAEQAELIKQLEQYIRGE; translated from the coding sequence ATGAAGACCGTCGCCCAACTGCTCAAGCTCAAAGATCAGAACAATCAGGAAGTGCACCAGATCAAACCCGGTCACATGGTGCTCGAAGCGCTGATGAAGATGGCCGAAAAAAACGTCGGGGCCTTGCTGGTGGTCGAGGACGACAAAGTGGTCGGCATCATCAGCGAACGCGACTACGCGCGCAAACTGGTGCTGCACGGGCGCTCATCGGTCGGCACACCAGTGCGCGACATCATGGTGAAGGACGTCATCACCGTGGACACCCACCAGACCGTCGACACCTGCCTGGGGATCATGTCCGACAAACGCCTGCGGCACTTGCCGGTGGTGGAGAACGGCAAGCTGATCGGCCTGCTGTCGATCGGCGACCTGGTGAAAGAGGCGATTGCCGAACAGGCGGAGCTGATCAAGCAGCTGGAGCAGTACATTCGCGGGGAATAA